Proteins from one Oncorhynchus gorbuscha isolate QuinsamMale2020 ecotype Even-year linkage group LG18, OgorEven_v1.0, whole genome shotgun sequence genomic window:
- the LOC124003106 gene encoding major histocompatibility complex class I-related gene protein-like isoform X2, whose protein sequence is MLHKATLQNHGQTVNLFVCSFILHHCQRRGYHITDQMNDEAQDGTYVLGTMYHHMKERSFRLKHHLNLTEGVHLQQRIGGCEILHNGEPALIMTKNSFNGIFADYAVYYNMTHFTYDSGQLLLGYNWMRQATERTLYANVWLPICINTLKKCLNREKNFVMRRVPPRLRLIKKEVSGDLQVICLAFGFYPRHINLTLLRDGHPVAEQDLTGGEVLPGGDGTYQLRKSIYVSTEELREKHNYTCTASHLSLNNKLDVSWESGAERVHLFILSGPLVMALIVILFCILICLARRIRAASQNLQLASVDALEADERNLSSDSEI, encoded by the exons ATGCTACACAAGGCTACACTTCAAAATCATGGGCAAACTGTCAATCTTTTTGTTTGTTCTTTCATTTTACACCATTGTCAACGCAG GGGTTACCATATTACAGACCAAATGAATGACGAAGCTCAGGATGGAACTTATGTACTTGGAACTATGTACCACCACATGAAAGAGAGATCATTTCGCCTAAAGCACCACTTAAATCTCACTGAAGGTGTTCACCTTCAGCAAAGAATCGGTGGCTGTGAGATACTGCACAATGGTGAACCTGCCCTGATCATGACAAAGAACTCTTTTAATGGAATTTTTGCAGATTATGCGGTATATTACAACATGACACATTTTACATATGATTCTGGGCAACTACTACTAGGATATAATTGGATGAGGCAAGCAACTGAAAGAACACTTTATGCTAATGTTTGGCTTCCTATTTGTATCAACACACTGAAAAAATGCCTGAACAGAGAGAAGAACTTTGTGATGCGGAGAGTGCCTCCCAGACTCCGGTTGATAAAGAAAGAGGTTTCTGGAGACCTCCAGGTGATCTGTCTGGCGTTTGGTTTCTACCCCCGCCACATCAACTTGACCCTGCTGAGAGATGGCCATCCAGTGGCAGAACAGGATCTGACAGGGGGGGAGGTTCTGCCTGGTGGAGACGGGACCTACCAGCTGAGGAAGAGTATTTATGTCAGTACTGAGGAGCTAAGGGAGAAACACAACTACACCTGCACTGCCTCTCACCTCAGTCTGAACAACAAGCTGGATGTCAGTTGGGAGTCTGGGGCAGAGAGAGTTCACCTATTCATCCTCTCAGGTCCACTGGTGATGGCGCTGATTGTTATTCTGTTCTGCATTTTAATTTGCCTCGCAAGGAGGATACGCGCCGCATCACAGAATTTGCAACTAGCCAGCGTTGATGCATTAGAGGCAGATGAAAGGAACCTGTCATCAGATTCTGAGATCTAA
- the irak1bp1 gene encoding interleukin-1 receptor-associated kinase 1-binding protein 1 homolog has translation MAISPSRVFAALLPTAEDIYRDENEPGMGGHTVTVQRTQNSAREVQVTGSAEVSCPADRATVSVSFKNSKESVNDVTNSISRRVEYILQTLRQHHVKREELTVTRHIYRADDLYHMEALVMVVFSDFGQMERVCIVLLEKLDKSVCVSTPHFYHSEECLSLLRRSVCVAAVENARLKASEMSSMLGQTLGHPLLVREEEATERDGGREGGEGRMGEGVHRPSISATSRVFVTFNLRHKDRTRKKI, from the exons ATGGCTATCAGTCCGTCTAGAGTTTTCGCTGCTTTATTACCCACCGCGGAAGATATTTACCGGGACGAAAACGAACCAGGGATGGGGGGACACACGGTTACCGTTCAGCGAACCCAGAACAGCGCGCGAGAGGTCCAGGTGACTGGGAGCGCAGAGGTGTCGTGCCCAGCTGACCGCGCTACTGTTTCCGTTAGTTTCAAAAACAGCAAGGAGTCGGTGAACGACGTCACCAACAGCATCTCGAGGAGAGTAGAGTACATTCTACAGACCCTGAGACAACACCATGTCAAG AGGGAAGAGTTGACAGTGACGAGACACATCTACAGAGCTGATGACCTGTATCACATGGAGGCTCTG GTGATGGTGGTGTTCTCAGACTTTggtcagatggagagagtgtgtatTGTTCTGTTGGAGAAGCTggataagagtgtgtgtgtcagcacaCCTCACTTCTACCACAGTGAAGAGTGTCTCAGCCTATTGAG gcggAGCGTGTGTGTAGCAGCAGTAGAGAATGCTCGCCTGAAGGCGTCTGAGATGAGCAGCATGCTGGGACAGACTCTGGGGCACCCCCTActggtcagagaggaagaggccacggagagagatggagggagagaaggaggagaggggaggatgggggagggggtaCACAGGCCTAGCATCAGTGCGACCTCTCGTGTGTTTGTCACCTTTAACCTCCGACACAAAGACAGAACCAGGAAGAAGATTtga
- the si:dkey-261l7.2 gene encoding uncharacterized protein si:dkey-261l7.2, whose protein sequence is MMPQLTVATILQLTLLLSALPAQYLISRWTGASVAQRYHATKRLLGMWGEWRKSYLNTTVWTEWIADLMDRITVLVGGEEEGEVPGESPALEVMLQDNDLGFFGASRSVRRPRPPFVFLRVGDVVMERNGHMIGVIVSWDPELRAPPEWMSRLHPNEEVNAENTPHYKVLFSGPGPSSLLVGYLPQTRLERVTGTRPEIPTLEQYFTHFDGERFIMQPWLQEIFPED, encoded by the exons ATGATGCCCCAGTTAACAGTGGCAACCATCCTGCAGCTCACCCTACTGCTCTCCGCACTACCAGCCCAGTACCTCATCTCCCGGTGGACCGGAGCGTCCGTAGCGCAGCGCTACCACGCCACCAAACG GTTGTTGGGTATGTGGGGTGAGTGGAGGAAGTCCTACCTGAACACCACTGTCTGGACAGAGTGGATCGCAGACCTTATGGATAGAATCAC GGTGCTggtgggaggggaagaggagggagaggttcCTGGAGAGTCTCCTGCTCTGGAGGTCATGCTGCAAGACAACGACCTGGGCTtctttggag CCTCCCGGTCGGTCCGTAGGCCGCGCCCCCCCTTCGTCTTCCTGCGTGTGGGTGATGTCGTCATGGAGCGGAATGGTCACATGATCGGGGTGATCGTCAGCTGGGACCCAGAGCTCCGAGCCCCCCCAGAGTGGATGAGCAGGTTGCACCCAAATGAGGAG gttaacGCAGAGAACACCCCCCACTATAAGGTGTTATTCAGTGGTCCTGGCCCCTCCTCTCTCCTAGTGGGATACCTGCCTCAGACCAGGCTGGAACGGGTCACTGGAACCAGG CCGGAAATCCCCACCCTAGAACAGTACTTCACACACTTTGATGGAGAGCGGTTCATCATGCAGCCCTGGCTCCAAGAGATCTTCCCTGAAGACTGA
- the LOC124003054 gene encoding homeobox protein ANF-1-like, giving the protein MAISTVSCQIRQVDARPVFTIDRIIGSDLDRQELRNVSLKLYRPWTELETTKQRSHITVKGSLKSSSEIKREEEEHKLNCKHFTESHRRTLNWYIGRRPRTAFSNAQIEVLESVFLINSYPGIGIREELAQRLQLEEDRIQIWFQNRRAKLKRSHRESQFLMVKKAFADLKDKEED; this is encoded by the exons ATGGCTATATCTACAGTTAGTTGCCAGATCAGGCAGGTTGACGCACGGCCAGTTTTCACCATAGACAGAATTATTGGGTCGGATTTGGACAGGCAAGAACTACGCAATGTGTCCCTGAAGCTGTATCGACCATGGACAG AGTTGGAAACAACCAAACAGAGAAGTCACATTACAGTAAAAGGATCATTGAAGTCTTCGTCGGAGAttaagagagaagaagaggaacaTAAACTCAACTGTAAACACTTTACAGAGTCCCACAGGAGAACATTGAATTGGTACATCGGGCGCAGGCCGCGGACGGCATTCAGTAATGCacag ATTGAGGTCCTGGAGAGTGTGTTCCTCATCAACTCCTACCCGGGTATTGGCATCAGAGAAGAATTGGCACAGAGACTGCAACTGGAGGAGGACAGAATACAG ATTTGGTTCCAGAACCGCAGGGCCAAGCTGAAACGTTCTCACAGAGAGTCACAGTTCCTCATGGTGAAAAAAGCCTTTGCAGATCTTAAGGACAAAGAAGAGGATTAA
- the LOC124003106 gene encoding major histocompatibility complex class I-related gene protein-like isoform X1, giving the protein MGKLSIFLFVLSFYTIVNAGSGSHSLWALATYIIGETPFPEFTVVLMLDDVQIGYYDSNMKLSVYRGYHITDQMNDEAQDGTYVLGTMYHHMKERSFRLKHHLNLTEGVHLQQRIGGCEILHNGEPALIMTKNSFNGIFADYAVYYNMTHFTYDSGQLLLGYNWMRQATERTLYANVWLPICINTLKKCLNREKNFVMRRVPPRLRLIKKEVSGDLQVICLAFGFYPRHINLTLLRDGHPVAEQDLTGGEVLPGGDGTYQLRKSIYVSTEELREKHNYTCTASHLSLNNKLDVSWESGAERVHLFILSGPLVMALIVILFCILICLARRIRAASQNLQLASVDALEADERNLSSDSEI; this is encoded by the exons ATGGGCAAACTGTCAATCTTTTTGTTTGTTCTTTCATTTTACACCATTGTCAACGCAG GTTCAGGATCACATTCTCTGTGGGCACTTGCAACATACATAATCGGAGAGACGCCTTTCCCTGAGTTTACAGTTGTGTTGATGTTGGATGATGTTCAAATAGGTTACTATGACTCCAACATGAAACTGTCTGTCTACAGGGGTTACCATATTACAGACCAAATGAATGACGAAGCTCAGGATGGAACTTATGTACTTGGAACTATGTACCACCACATGAAAGAGAGATCATTTCGCCTAAAGCACCACTTAAATCTCACTGAAGGTGTTCACCTTCAGCAAAGAATCGGTGGCTGTGAGATACTGCACAATGGTGAACCTGCCCTGATCATGACAAAGAACTCTTTTAATGGAATTTTTGCAGATTATGCGGTATATTACAACATGACACATTTTACATATGATTCTGGGCAACTACTACTAGGATATAATTGGATGAGGCAAGCAACTGAAAGAACACTTTATGCTAATGTTTGGCTTCCTATTTGTATCAACACACTGAAAAAATGCCTGAACAGAGAGAAGAACTTTGTGATGCGGAGAGTGCCTCCCAGACTCCGGTTGATAAAGAAAGAGGTTTCTGGAGACCTCCAGGTGATCTGTCTGGCGTTTGGTTTCTACCCCCGCCACATCAACTTGACCCTGCTGAGAGATGGCCATCCAGTGGCAGAACAGGATCTGACAGGGGGGGAGGTTCTGCCTGGTGGAGACGGGACCTACCAGCTGAGGAAGAGTATTTATGTCAGTACTGAGGAGCTAAGGGAGAAACACAACTACACCTGCACTGCCTCTCACCTCAGTCTGAACAACAAGCTGGATGTCAGTTGGGAGTCTGGGGCAGAGAGAGTTCACCTATTCATCCTCTCAGGTCCACTGGTGATGGCGCTGATTGTTATTCTGTTCTGCATTTTAATTTGCCTCGCAAGGAGGATACGCGCCGCATCACAGAATTTGCAACTAGCCAGCGTTGATGCATTAGAGGCAGATGAAAGGAACCTGTCATCAGATTCTGAGATCTAA